From Streptomyces sp. TLI_053, a single genomic window includes:
- the recO gene encoding DNA repair protein RecO — protein sequence MSLFRDDGVVLRAQKLGEADRIITLLTRHHGKVRAVARGVRKTKSKFGARLEPFSHVDVQFFSRNSELIGRGLPLCTQVETIAPYGGSIVTDYGRYTAGTAMLETAERFAENEGQPAVQQYLLLVGGLRTLAAGLHESHLVLDAFLLRSLAVNGYGATFDDCAKCGMEGPNRFFSLQAGGVLCPDCRVPGCAVPSPETLVLLGALLSGDWQTADACEPRYWREGSGLVAAYLQWHLERGIRSMRYVEK from the coding sequence ATGAGTCTCTTCCGCGACGACGGCGTGGTGCTCCGGGCGCAGAAGCTCGGCGAGGCGGACCGGATCATCACCCTCCTCACCCGCCACCACGGCAAGGTGCGCGCGGTGGCGCGCGGGGTGCGCAAGACCAAGTCGAAGTTCGGCGCGCGCCTGGAGCCGTTCTCGCACGTGGACGTGCAGTTCTTCAGCCGCAACAGCGAACTGATCGGCCGCGGCCTGCCGCTCTGCACCCAGGTGGAGACGATCGCCCCGTACGGCGGCTCGATCGTCACCGACTACGGCCGGTACACCGCGGGGACGGCCATGCTGGAGACGGCGGAACGGTTCGCCGAGAACGAGGGCCAGCCGGCCGTCCAGCAGTACCTGCTGCTGGTCGGCGGTCTGCGCACACTGGCCGCCGGGCTGCACGAGTCCCACCTGGTGCTGGACGCCTTCCTGCTGCGGTCGCTCGCGGTCAACGGGTACGGCGCGACCTTCGACGACTGCGCCAAGTGCGGGATGGAGGGACCCAACCGGTTCTTCTCGCTCCAGGCCGGCGGCGTGCTCTGCCCGGACTGCCGCGTGCCCGGATGTGCCGTACCCTCCCCTGAGACACTGGTACTGCTCGGCGCGTTGTTGTCAGGGGACTGGCAGACGGCGGACGCCTGCGAGCCGAGGTACTGGCGGGAAGGCAGCGGACTGGTCGCGGCCTATCTGCAGTGGCACCTGGAGCGGGGTATCCGCTCGATGAGATACGTGGAGAAGTGA
- a CDS encoding TerB family tellurite resistance protein, with the protein MIGSVQCTSCHGRFGVESLEQPTCVRLGGMLRDAQYTVALAMLAAGGTAHRAAREAACGAVRDAGFEDCGEAQVLAALAAMSGLGGELYDAHGMSGGLAVELHAALEPLAPHLARPGRERLLLQGAAIALADGRYRPQEREALAAIGRCLDLPHARVGALLEAATRAPY; encoded by the coding sequence GTGATCGGCAGCGTGCAGTGCACCAGCTGCCACGGCCGGTTCGGGGTGGAGAGCCTGGAGCAGCCCACCTGCGTGCGCCTGGGCGGGATGCTGCGCGACGCGCAGTACACCGTCGCGCTGGCGATGCTGGCGGCCGGTGGCACCGCCCACCGGGCGGCCCGCGAGGCGGCCTGCGGGGCGGTCCGGGACGCCGGCTTCGAGGACTGCGGCGAGGCGCAGGTGCTGGCGGCACTGGCCGCGATGTCCGGCCTCGGCGGCGAACTGTACGACGCGCACGGCATGTCGGGCGGGCTGGCCGTGGAACTGCACGCGGCCCTGGAGCCGCTGGCCCCGCACCTGGCCCGGCCCGGCCGGGAGCGGCTGCTGCTGCAGGGGGCGGCGATCGCCCTGGCCGACGGCCGTTACCGGCCGCAGGAGCGGGAGGCGCTGGCCGCGATCGGGCGATGTCTGGACCTGCCGCACGCGCGGGTCGGGGCGCTGCTGGAGGCGGCGACCCGGGCGCCGTACTAG
- the ybeY gene encoding rRNA maturation RNase YbeY translates to MSIDIANESGWDVDEESVLAVARYALDKMRIHPQSELSVILVDGAAMEELHIQWMDLPGPTDVMSFPMDELRPGKEGEELPQGLLGDIVLCPEVAEQQGKAAPSKHSMDEELQLLTVHGVLHVLGYDHEEPDEEEEMFGLQKAILDGWRAERGLGGISPAPTTH, encoded by the coding sequence ATGTCGATCGACATCGCCAATGAGTCCGGCTGGGACGTCGACGAGGAGTCCGTCCTCGCCGTCGCCCGCTACGCCCTGGACAAGATGCGGATCCACCCGCAGTCCGAACTGTCCGTGATCCTCGTGGACGGGGCGGCGATGGAGGAGCTGCACATCCAGTGGATGGACCTCCCGGGCCCCACGGACGTGATGTCCTTCCCCATGGACGAGCTGCGCCCCGGCAAGGAGGGCGAGGAGCTGCCGCAGGGGCTGCTCGGCGACATCGTGCTCTGCCCCGAGGTCGCCGAGCAGCAGGGCAAGGCGGCCCCGTCCAAGCACTCGATGGACGAGGAGCTGCAGCTGCTCACCGTGCACGGCGTGCTGCACGTGCTCGGCTACGACCACGAGGAGCCGGACGAGGAGGAGGAGATGTTCGGTCTCCAGAAGGCGATCCTCGACGGCTGGCGGGCCGAGCGGGGCCTCGGCGGCATCTCCCCGGCCCCCACCACCCACTGA
- a CDS encoding PhoH family protein: protein MVTLLGAADSLLRVIEQGFPAADIHVRGNEVTATGERAEVALVKQLFSEMMLVLRTGQPLTEDSVERSIAMIRSGVDDPDSPAPSKVFTANILSNRGRTIRPKTLNQQRYVDAIDKHTIVFGLGPAGTGKTYLAMAKAVQALQAKEVNRIILTRPAVEAGERLGFLPGTLYEKIDPYLRPLYDALHDMMDPDSIPRLMAAGTIEVAPLAYMRGRTLNDAFIILDEAQNTSPEQMKMFLTRLGFNSRVVVTGDTSQIDLPGGTRSGLKVVQEILVDVPDIHFSVLTSTDVVRHKLVGRIVDAYERWDALQEAQETDERRLPVKPAQRRGSRAPRQSHRTES from the coding sequence ATGGTCACCCTGCTCGGCGCCGCCGACTCGTTGCTGCGAGTGATCGAGCAGGGCTTCCCCGCCGCCGACATCCACGTCCGGGGCAACGAGGTGACCGCGACCGGCGAGCGCGCCGAGGTCGCCCTCGTCAAGCAGCTGTTCAGCGAGATGATGCTGGTGCTGCGCACCGGCCAACCCCTCACGGAGGACTCCGTGGAGCGTTCCATCGCCATGATCCGCAGCGGCGTCGACGACCCGGACAGCCCGGCGCCGTCGAAGGTCTTCACCGCGAACATCCTGTCCAACCGGGGCCGGACCATCCGTCCGAAGACCCTCAACCAGCAGCGCTACGTCGACGCCATCGACAAGCACACGATCGTCTTCGGCCTCGGCCCGGCCGGCACCGGCAAGACCTACCTCGCGATGGCCAAGGCCGTCCAGGCCCTCCAGGCCAAGGAGGTCAACCGGATCATCCTGACCCGCCCGGCCGTCGAGGCGGGCGAGCGGCTCGGCTTCCTGCCCGGGACCCTCTACGAGAAGATCGACCCGTACCTGCGGCCGCTGTACGACGCGCTGCACGACATGATGGACCCCGACTCCATCCCGCGGCTGATGGCCGCCGGGACGATCGAGGTCGCGCCGCTCGCCTACATGCGCGGCCGCACCCTCAACGACGCCTTCATCATCCTCGACGAGGCCCAGAACACCTCGCCCGAGCAGATGAAGATGTTCCTCACCCGCCTCGGGTTCAACTCCCGGGTGGTCGTCACCGGCGACACCAGCCAGATCGACCTCCCCGGCGGCACCCGCAGCGGCCTGAAGGTCGTCCAGGAGATCCTGGTCGACGTGCCCGACATCCACTTCTCCGTCCTCACCAGCACCGACGTGGTCCGCCACAAGCTGGTCGGCCGGATCGTGGACGCGTACGAGCGCTGGGACGCCCTCCAGGAGGCCCAGGAGACCGACGAGCGCCGTCTCCCGGTCAAGCCCGCCCAGCGGCGCGGCTCGCGCGCACCCCGACAGTCCCATCGCACCGAAAGCTGA
- the leuA gene encoding 2-isopropylmalate synthase, with the protein MTEQSSAAPIHAARAFVDRATPITAASVRQQASGMRHGRYLPFGTVDLPDRTWPNQVITKAPRWLSTDLRDGNQALIDPMSPARKRKMFDLLVAMGYKEIEVGFPSSGATDHAFVRSLIEEGAIPEDVTISVLTQAREELIEKTVESLVGAPRATVHLYNATAPLFRRVVFRNDRAATKAIAVDGTRLVMEYAEKLLGDDTAFGYQYSPEIFVDTELDFALEVCEAVMDVWQPGEGREIILNLPATIERATPNVQADQFEWMSRNLSRREFVCLSVHPHNDRGTAVASAELAYMAGADRIEGCLFGQGERTGNVDLVTLGMNLFSQGVDPQIDFSDIDEVRRTAEYCNQMEVHPRHPYAGDLVYTSFSGSHQDAIKKGFDALEADAAAAGVPVEQHTWGVPYLPIDPKDVGRTYEAVIRVNSQSGKGGVAYVLKNDHKLDLPRRMQIEFSRIIQAKTDAEGGEVTPAEIWRVFEDEYLPTTGNPWGRISLTGSRTLTTEDGRDALTAHAVVDGATVSLAGTGNGPVSAFADALAQIGVDVRVLDYAEHALSEGGDAQAAAYVECAVDGRVLWGVGIDSNTVLASLKAMISAVNRAQRG; encoded by the coding sequence ATGACCGAGCAGAGTTCCGCCGCGCCCATCCACGCCGCCCGCGCCTTCGTCGACCGTGCGACCCCGATCACCGCCGCCTCGGTACGCCAGCAGGCGTCCGGGATGCGGCACGGCCGCTACCTGCCGTTCGGCACCGTCGACCTGCCGGACCGCACCTGGCCGAACCAGGTGATCACCAAGGCGCCGCGCTGGCTGTCCACCGACCTGCGGGACGGCAACCAGGCGCTGATCGACCCGATGTCGCCGGCCCGCAAGCGCAAGATGTTCGACCTGCTGGTGGCGATGGGCTACAAGGAGATCGAGGTCGGCTTCCCGTCGTCCGGGGCCACCGACCACGCCTTCGTGCGCTCGCTGATCGAGGAGGGGGCGATCCCGGAGGACGTCACCATCTCGGTGCTGACCCAGGCGCGCGAGGAACTGATCGAGAAGACCGTCGAGTCGCTGGTCGGGGCGCCGCGGGCGACCGTGCACCTGTACAACGCGACCGCGCCGCTGTTCCGCCGGGTGGTGTTCCGCAACGACCGGGCGGCCACGAAGGCGATCGCCGTCGACGGCACCCGGCTGGTGATGGAGTACGCGGAGAAGCTGCTGGGCGACGACACCGCCTTCGGCTACCAGTACTCGCCGGAGATCTTCGTCGACACCGAGCTGGACTTCGCGCTGGAGGTCTGCGAGGCGGTGATGGACGTCTGGCAGCCGGGCGAGGGCCGCGAGATCATCCTGAACCTGCCGGCCACCATCGAGCGGGCCACCCCCAACGTCCAGGCCGACCAGTTCGAGTGGATGTCGCGCAACCTGTCCCGTCGGGAGTTCGTCTGTCTGTCGGTGCACCCGCACAACGACCGGGGCACCGCCGTGGCCTCCGCCGAGCTGGCCTACATGGCCGGCGCCGACCGGATCGAGGGCTGCCTGTTCGGGCAGGGCGAGCGGACCGGCAACGTCGACCTGGTGACCCTGGGCATGAACCTGTTCTCGCAGGGCGTCGACCCGCAGATCGACTTCTCCGACATCGACGAGGTCCGCCGCACCGCCGAGTACTGCAACCAGATGGAGGTGCACCCGCGCCACCCGTACGCCGGTGACCTGGTGTACACCTCCTTCTCCGGCTCCCACCAGGACGCCATCAAGAAGGGCTTCGACGCCCTGGAGGCGGACGCCGCCGCCGCGGGCGTGCCGGTGGAGCAGCACACCTGGGGCGTGCCGTACCTGCCGATCGACCCGAAGGACGTCGGCCGCACCTACGAGGCGGTCATCCGGGTCAACAGCCAGTCCGGCAAGGGCGGTGTGGCGTACGTCCTGAAGAACGACCACAAGCTGGACCTGCCGCGCCGGATGCAGATCGAGTTCTCCCGGATCATCCAGGCCAAGACCGACGCCGAGGGCGGCGAGGTCACCCCGGCGGAGATCTGGCGGGTGTTCGAGGACGAGTACCTGCCCACCACGGGCAACCCGTGGGGCCGGATCTCGCTGACCGGTTCGCGCACCCTGACCACCGAGGACGGCCGGGACGCGCTGACCGCCCACGCGGTGGTGGACGGGGCGACGGTCAGCCTGGCCGGTACCGGCAACGGCCCGGTCTCGGCGTTCGCGGACGCGCTGGCGCAGATCGGCGTGGACGTCCGGGTGCTGGACTACGCGGAGCACGCGCTGAGCGAGGGCGGCGACGCCCAGGCCGCCGCGTACGTGGAGTGCGCGGTGGACGGCCGGGTGCTGTGGGGCGTCGGGATCGACAGCAACACCGTGCTGGCCTCGCTGAAGGCGATGATCAGCGCTGTCAACCGGGCGCAGCGCGGTTAG
- a CDS encoding DUF4383 domain-containing protein has translation MKLQDELPVDHKLVLVWRIGAGLGGVFLIVFGCLGLADHPGFLSTEGNDIAGMSTNGALSVLSIVMGGVLVVAAVIGGNVAANVNMAVGVLFVLSGFYGLTVLGRTDANILNFGIHNVIFAFAFGVVITTFGMYGRVSSHLPHDNPYWRKRAADEVAMPNGPKTFVKVIRPGPPNPVGH, from the coding sequence ATGAAGCTGCAGGACGAATTGCCCGTCGACCACAAACTGGTGCTGGTGTGGCGGATCGGGGCGGGTCTCGGTGGGGTGTTCCTGATCGTGTTCGGCTGCCTGGGGCTGGCCGACCACCCGGGATTCCTGTCCACCGAGGGCAACGACATCGCCGGCATGTCCACCAACGGCGCGCTGAGCGTGCTGTCCATCGTGATGGGCGGGGTACTGGTGGTCGCCGCGGTCATCGGCGGCAATGTCGCCGCCAACGTGAACATGGCGGTCGGCGTGCTGTTCGTGCTGTCCGGGTTCTACGGGCTGACCGTGCTCGGCCGCACGGACGCCAACATCCTGAACTTCGGCATCCACAACGTGATCTTCGCCTTCGCCTTCGGCGTGGTGATCACCACCTTCGGGATGTACGGACGGGTCAGCAGCCACCTGCCGCACGACAACCCCTACTGGCGCAAGCGGGCGGCGGACGAGGTGGCGATGCCCAACGGTCCCAAGACCTTCGTGAAGGTGATCCGGCCCGGTCCGCCCAACCCGGTCGGCCACTGA
- a CDS encoding isoprenyl transferase, with the protein MAARRLFGGGKQREYLPPTPHPSGARPPKIPGELVPGHVAIVMDGNGRWAKERGLPRTEGHKVGESVVLDVLKGAIELGVKNISLYAFSTENWKRSPDEVKFLMNFNRDVIHRRRDEMDAMGVRVRWAGRMPKLWKSVVQELQVAEEQTKDNDAVTLYMCVNYGGRAEIADAAAAIAADVAAGRLDPKKVNEKTLTKYLYHPDMPDVDLFLRPSGEQRTSNFLLWQSAYAEFVFQDVLWPDFDRRDLWRACEQYAMRDRRFGGAIPNEAPAELVTEVPAQR; encoded by the coding sequence ATGGCAGCGCGACGGCTCTTCGGCGGCGGCAAGCAGAGGGAGTACCTCCCCCCGACCCCGCACCCCAGCGGCGCCCGGCCCCCGAAGATCCCCGGAGAGCTCGTCCCGGGCCACGTCGCGATCGTCATGGACGGAAACGGCCGCTGGGCCAAGGAGCGCGGGCTGCCCCGCACCGAGGGCCACAAGGTCGGCGAGTCCGTCGTGCTGGACGTGCTCAAGGGCGCGATCGAGCTCGGAGTGAAGAACATCTCGCTGTACGCGTTCTCCACCGAGAACTGGAAGCGCTCACCCGACGAGGTGAAGTTCCTGATGAACTTCAACCGCGACGTCATCCACCGCCGCCGCGACGAGATGGACGCGATGGGCGTGCGGGTGCGCTGGGCCGGCCGGATGCCCAAGCTGTGGAAGAGCGTCGTCCAGGAGCTCCAGGTCGCCGAGGAGCAGACCAAGGACAACGACGCCGTCACGCTGTACATGTGCGTCAACTACGGCGGCCGGGCCGAGATCGCGGACGCCGCGGCGGCGATCGCGGCCGATGTCGCGGCGGGCCGGCTGGACCCGAAGAAGGTCAACGAGAAGACCCTCACCAAGTACCTGTACCACCCGGACATGCCGGACGTGGACCTGTTCCTGCGCCCCAGTGGCGAGCAGCGGACGTCGAACTTCCTGCTCTGGCAGTCGGCCTACGCCGAGTTCGTGTTCCAGGACGTGCTCTGGCCGGACTTCGACCGCCGTGACCTGTGGCGGGCCTGCGAGCAGTACGCGATGCGCGACCGCCGGTTCGGCGGGGCGATCCCGAACGAGGCGCCGGCGGAGCTGGTCACCGAGGTGCCGGCGCAGCGCTGA
- a CDS encoding cytidine deaminase: protein MSDIVELDPEDKKIITLARSARARNGVAEGAAVRDETGRTYVAGTVALDSLRLSAVQTAVAMAVASGAKSLEAAAVVSEAEQPAEADLAAVRDLGGAGTPLLLAGPDGVLRVSVEAR from the coding sequence ATGAGTGACATCGTGGAGCTGGACCCCGAAGACAAGAAGATCATCACCCTGGCCCGCTCCGCCCGCGCCCGCAACGGCGTCGCGGAGGGGGCCGCGGTGCGTGACGAGACCGGCCGGACGTACGTGGCCGGGACGGTCGCGCTGGACTCGCTGCGGCTGAGCGCGGTGCAGACGGCGGTGGCGATGGCGGTGGCCAGCGGCGCGAAGTCGCTGGAGGCGGCGGCCGTGGTGTCGGAGGCCGAGCAGCCCGCCGAGGCCGATCTGGCGGCCGTGCGGGACCTCGGCGGCGCGGGCACCCCGCTGCTGCTGGCCGGGCCGGACGGGGTGCTGCGGGTCTCGGTCGAGGCCCGCTGA
- a CDS encoding protealysin inhibitor emfourin encodes MRIQVTRTGGLAGHVRRAELDTTERVDAPHVHALAREAVAGGLRAPSYGVPDGYHYTITVDGRTVHCADPKLTESQRELVSLVLREGA; translated from the coding sequence ATGCGTATCCAGGTGACCCGGACCGGCGGCCTCGCGGGACACGTCCGCCGCGCTGAGCTCGACACCACCGAGCGGGTGGACGCCCCGCACGTGCACGCGCTCGCCCGCGAGGCCGTCGCGGGCGGGTTGCGCGCGCCCTCCTACGGGGTGCCGGACGGCTACCACTACACGATCACCGTCGACGGGCGCACGGTGCACTGCGCGGACCCCAAGCTCACCGAGTCCCAGCGGGAGCTGGTCTCGCTGGTCCTGCGCGAGGGCGCCTGA
- a CDS encoding M4 family metallopeptidase: MTAEPTLCAIVPPYVLDRLAEDGHEPAARSLALDAAHRAARLTAALPDRASADRLERVVSDAAHRERLPGRTVRREGEGAVPDQSVNHAYDGLGATWTLFSAVYGRHSIDDQGLRLDATVHYGQDYDNAFWDGRRMVFGDGDGEVFGDFTACIDVIGHELAHGVTQFTAGLEYRDQPGALNESVSDVFGSLVKQYALLQDAAEADWLIGAGLLAPGVQGVALRSMKEPGTAYDDPRLGKDPQPAHMRDYVRTGQDNGGVHINSGIPNHAFYLLATALGGPSWERAGRIWYDALTGRRLPADADFTAFARATVAAAKARYPEPEVADTVTASWAKVGISPT; encoded by the coding sequence ATGACAGCCGAACCGACGCTCTGCGCGATCGTTCCGCCGTACGTCCTGGACCGCCTCGCCGAGGACGGTCACGAGCCCGCCGCCCGCTCCCTCGCCCTCGACGCCGCGCACCGGGCCGCGCGGCTCACCGCCGCCCTGCCGGACCGGGCCTCCGCCGACCGGCTGGAGCGGGTGGTCTCCGACGCCGCGCACCGCGAGCGCCTGCCCGGCCGCACCGTCCGCCGGGAGGGCGAGGGCGCCGTCCCGGACCAGTCCGTCAACCACGCCTACGACGGCCTCGGCGCGACCTGGACCCTGTTCTCCGCCGTCTACGGCCGGCACTCCATCGACGACCAGGGGCTGCGCCTGGACGCCACCGTCCACTACGGCCAGGACTACGACAACGCCTTCTGGGACGGCCGGCGGATGGTCTTCGGCGACGGCGACGGCGAGGTGTTCGGCGACTTCACCGCCTGCATCGACGTCATCGGCCACGAGCTCGCGCACGGCGTCACCCAGTTCACCGCGGGCCTGGAGTACCGGGACCAGCCGGGCGCGCTCAACGAGTCCGTCTCCGACGTCTTCGGCTCCCTGGTCAAGCAGTACGCGCTGCTCCAGGACGCCGCCGAGGCGGACTGGCTGATCGGCGCCGGACTGCTCGCCCCCGGTGTGCAGGGCGTGGCGCTGCGCTCGATGAAGGAGCCCGGCACCGCGTACGACGACCCGAGGCTCGGCAAGGACCCGCAGCCCGCACACATGCGCGACTACGTGCGGACCGGCCAGGACAACGGCGGCGTGCACATCAACTCGGGCATCCCCAACCACGCGTTCTACCTGCTCGCCACCGCGCTCGGCGGCCCGTCCTGGGAGCGCGCGGGCCGGATCTGGTACGACGCGCTGACCGGCCGGCGGCTGCCCGCCGACGCCGACTTCACGGCCTTCGCCCGGGCCACCGTGGCGGCCGCGAAGGCCCGCTACCCGGAACCGGAGGTCGCGGACACGGTGACCGCGTCCTGGGCGAAGGTGGGCATCAGCCCGACCTGA
- the era gene encoding GTPase Era, giving the protein MSAPSSSYRSGFACFVGRPNAGKSTLTNALVGTKVAITSDRPQTTRHTVRGIVHRPDAQLVLVDTPGLHKPRTLLGERLNDLVRSTWAEVDVIGFCLPADQKLGPGDKFIVKELAEIKKTPKVAIVTKTDLVDSKRLAEQLIAVHQLGAELGIEWAEIIPVSAVGEKQVDLVAELITKLLPEGMPLYPDGDLTDEPEQIMVAELIREAALEGVRDELPHSLAVVVEEMLPREGRPADRPLLDIHANVYIERQSQKAIVIGAKGARLKHVGTTARKHIEALLGTPVYLDLHVKVAKDWQRDPKQLRKLGF; this is encoded by the coding sequence ATGAGTGCCCCTTCCTCCTCGTACCGCTCCGGCTTCGCGTGTTTCGTCGGCCGGCCCAACGCGGGCAAGTCGACCCTGACCAACGCTCTGGTGGGGACGAAGGTCGCGATCACCTCCGACCGTCCGCAGACCACCCGGCACACCGTCCGCGGCATCGTGCACCGCCCGGACGCCCAGCTGGTGCTGGTCGACACCCCCGGCCTGCACAAGCCGCGCACCCTGCTCGGCGAGCGCCTCAACGACCTGGTCCGCAGCACCTGGGCAGAGGTCGACGTGATCGGGTTCTGCCTGCCCGCCGACCAGAAGCTCGGCCCCGGCGACAAGTTCATCGTCAAGGAACTGGCCGAGATCAAGAAGACCCCCAAGGTCGCCATCGTCACCAAGACCGACCTGGTCGACTCCAAGCGGCTCGCCGAGCAGCTGATCGCCGTCCACCAGCTCGGCGCCGAGCTGGGCATCGAGTGGGCCGAGATCATCCCGGTCTCGGCGGTCGGCGAGAAGCAGGTCGACCTGGTCGCCGAGCTGATCACCAAGCTGCTCCCGGAGGGCATGCCGCTCTACCCGGACGGCGACCTGACCGACGAGCCCGAGCAGATCATGGTGGCCGAGCTGATCCGCGAGGCCGCCCTGGAGGGCGTCCGCGACGAGCTGCCGCACTCGCTGGCCGTCGTGGTCGAGGAGATGCTGCCGCGCGAGGGCCGCCCGGCCGACCGGCCGCTGCTCGACATCCACGCCAATGTGTACATCGAGCGGCAGAGCCAGAAGGCGATCGTCATCGGCGCCAAGGGCGCCCGGCTCAAGCACGTCGGCACCACCGCCCGCAAGCACATCGAGGCGCTGCTCGGCACCCCGGTCTACCTGGACCTGCACGTCAAGGTGGCCAAGGACTGGCAGCGGGACCCGAAGCAGCTGCGCAAGCTCGGGTTCTGA
- a CDS encoding hemolysin family protein, with protein MSGESTSFILGAVALVVLGWLAACAEAGISRVSRFRAEEAVRSGRRGSARLLALASDPIRYLNLATLIRVASEMAAAVLVTVVCVRNIDTTWQAVLLAFGVMVLVSFVAVGVSPRTIGRQHPLTTATAASFVLLPLARILGPIPRLLILLGNALTPGKGYREGPFASEAELRALVDLAEKNDVIEDEERRMVHSVFELGDTIVREVMVPRTDLVMIERHKTVRQALTLALRSGFSRIPVVGDNEDDVVGIVYLKDLVRRTHINRDSESDEVGAVMRPAVFVPDSKPATDLLREMQQMRSHVAIVIDEYGGTAGLVTIEDILEEIVGEITDEYDREIAPVEDLGDGSYRITARLLVEDLGELFGIELEDEDVETVGGLLAKHLGRVPIPGSSCAIPLPEEVPGGLTAIRLTAESSAGRRNRIGSVVAAPVRAAEDPAPGADE; from the coding sequence GTGAGTGGTGAAAGTACGAGCTTCATCCTGGGCGCGGTCGCGCTGGTCGTGCTCGGCTGGCTGGCGGCGTGCGCCGAGGCGGGCATCTCCCGGGTGTCCCGGTTCCGGGCCGAGGAAGCGGTCCGGTCCGGGCGCAGGGGCTCGGCCCGGCTGCTGGCCCTGGCCTCCGACCCGATCCGCTACCTCAACCTGGCCACCCTGATCCGGGTGGCCAGCGAGATGGCGGCGGCGGTGCTGGTCACCGTGGTGTGCGTGCGCAACATCGACACGACCTGGCAGGCCGTACTGCTGGCGTTCGGCGTGATGGTGCTGGTGTCCTTCGTGGCGGTCGGGGTCTCCCCGCGCACGATCGGCCGCCAGCACCCCCTCACCACCGCCACCGCGGCCTCCTTCGTGCTGCTGCCGCTGGCCCGGATCCTCGGCCCGATCCCGAGGCTGCTGATCCTGCTCGGCAACGCCCTCACGCCCGGCAAGGGCTACCGGGAGGGACCGTTCGCCTCCGAGGCGGAGCTGCGGGCCCTGGTCGACCTGGCCGAGAAGAACGACGTCATCGAGGACGAGGAGCGCCGGATGGTGCACTCCGTCTTCGAGCTGGGCGACACCATCGTCCGCGAGGTGATGGTGCCGCGCACCGACCTGGTGATGATCGAGCGGCACAAGACCGTCCGGCAGGCGCTGACCCTGGCGCTGCGCTCGGGCTTCTCCCGGATCCCGGTGGTCGGCGACAACGAGGACGACGTGGTCGGCATCGTCTACCTCAAGGACCTGGTGCGCCGCACCCACATCAACCGGGACTCCGAGTCGGACGAGGTCGGCGCCGTGATGCGCCCGGCGGTGTTCGTCCCGGACTCCAAGCCCGCCACGGACCTGCTGCGCGAGATGCAGCAGATGCGCTCGCACGTGGCGATCGTGATCGACGAGTACGGCGGCACGGCCGGCCTGGTCACCATCGAGGACATCCTGGAGGAGATCGTCGGCGAGATCACCGACGAGTACGACCGGGAGATCGCCCCGGTGGAGGACCTCGGGGACGGCTCCTACCGGATCACCGCCCGGCTGCTGGTCGAGGACCTGGGCGAGCTGTTCGGGATCGAGCTGGAGGACGAGGACGTCGAGACGGTGGGCGGTCTGCTGGCCAAGCACCTGGGCCGGGTGCCGATCCCCGGCTCCTCCTGCGCGATCCCGCTCCCCGAGGAGGTCCCGGGCGGCCTGACCGCGATCCGCCTGACCGCCGAGAGCTCGGCCGGCCGCCGCAACCGCATCGGCTCCGTCGTCGCCGCCCCGGTCCGTGCGGCCGAGGATCCGGCCCCCGGGGCCGACGAGTAG
- a CDS encoding alpha/beta fold hydrolase codes for MKLNTREWGTGDRVALLVHGIMSDHRSWRSVGPALAGRGYRVIAVDLRGHGASPRGEGAAPEDRYGPEHYAQDLVDTLPAGADLAIGHSLGALTLLHAVDRLRPARAVYSDPAWRFVRPGLFDPAVFTQFKAATREQIGALSPRWDAADVEVELATLAAWDPDTALALSALADLAALPGAPVVPSLVQLADNSWLIGPEDAATLRGLGYEVRTVPGAGHTIHRDDLPGFLASLDGWL; via the coding sequence ATGAAGCTGAACACGCGCGAGTGGGGCACCGGCGACCGGGTGGCGCTGCTGGTCCACGGGATCATGTCCGACCACCGCAGCTGGCGGTCGGTCGGCCCGGCGCTGGCCGGACGCGGCTACCGGGTGATCGCGGTCGACCTGCGCGGCCACGGCGCCAGCCCGCGCGGGGAGGGCGCCGCCCCGGAGGACCGCTACGGGCCCGAGCACTACGCCCAGGACCTGGTGGACACCCTGCCGGCGGGCGCGGACCTCGCGATCGGCCACTCCCTGGGCGCGCTGACCCTGCTGCACGCGGTGGACCGGCTCCGGCCGGCCCGGGCCGTCTACTCCGACCCGGCCTGGCGGTTCGTCCGGCCCGGTCTCTTCGACCCCGCCGTGTTCACCCAGTTCAAGGCGGCCACCCGGGAGCAGATCGGCGCGCTCAGCCCGCGCTGGGACGCGGCCGACGTCGAGGTCGAGCTGGCCACCCTCGCCGCCTGGGACCCGGACACCGCGCTCGCGCTCTCCGCCCTCGCGGACCTGGCCGCGCTGCCCGGCGCCCCGGTGGTGCCGTCCCTGGTGCAACTGGCCGACAACAGCTGGCTGATCGGGCCCGAGGACGCCGCGACGCTGCGCGGCCTGGGTTACGAGGTCCGGACGGTGCCCGGCGCCGGGCACACCATCCACCGGGACGACCTCCCGGGCTTCCTGGCCTCGCTCGACGGCTGGCTCTGA